From Argopecten irradians isolate NY chromosome 12, Ai_NY, whole genome shotgun sequence, one genomic window encodes:
- the LOC138336944 gene encoding beta-1,3-galactosyltransferase 1-like encodes MFPRLPTVYRFICVFLIVSVILYTFLIQRIAKSVAPSGKLPWQEFVVTHPKFDTAEVVPRKPEASTFNRPHVQKKQTTDWVVVNTTPVNQVVNPHSFGYVLNPVDICKGNVYLIIYVHTAPPNFHKRQMLRQTWGQKAILSQFRSKMVFIMGAVKDHRVMEKVKMEHAHYGDIVQEDFVDSYRNLTYKGIAALNWISSYCSNATYALKTDDDIMVNIFQLVLKLTSEIENRYGTKDLILCNQWLRMKVLRDKKSKWYIPKEDFEPNYFPPYCSGSAFILSIDVIKRMSEVAQYVPFFWVDDYYITGMLAKRVGVTQKRLNDAYILNGKVVVDRFKNDTINKLLFFHVGKQNTIYSMWEILKERMKVKTDNFTWKPGS; translated from the coding sequence ATGTTTCCCCGGCTACCCACGGTGTACAGGTTTATTTGTGTGTTTCTCATAGTCAGTGTTATTTTGTACACGTTTCTGATACAAAGGATCGCAAAATCAGTCGCCCCTTCAGGAAAACTTCCTTGGCAAGAATTCGTTGTCACTCATCCAAAATTCGACACAGCGGAAGTCGTTCCGCGTAAACCGGAAGCTTCAACTTTCAATCGCCCCCACGTTCAGAAAAAGCAGACAACAGATTGGGTTGTTGTGAATACCACACCAGTCAACCAGGTTGTGAACCCACATAGTTTTGGGTATGTGTTAAATCCGGTGGATATATGTAAAGGAAATGTGTATCTTATTATATACGTTCACACTGCCCCGCCGAATTTCCATAAACGTCAAATGCTTCGACAAACTTGGGGACAAAAGGCAATCTTGAGTCAATTCAGATCAAAAATGGTGTTCATAATGGGAGCCGTGAAGGACCATCGCGTTATGGAAAAAGTGAAAATGGAGCATGCACATTACGGTGATATCGTCCAGGAGGACTTCGTTGACTCGTACCGGAACTTGACATACAAGGGTATCGCGGCTCTGAATTGGATATCGTCATATTGTTCTAATGCCACATACGCCCTTAAAACAGACGACGACATTATGGTTAATATATTTCAACTGGTGCTGAAACTGACCTCTGAGATCGAGAATCGTTATGGGACCAAAGACTTGATACTTTGTAACCAATGGCTACGCATGAAAGTTCTTCGTGATAAAAAGAGCAAATGGTACATTCCAAAGGAAGATTTTGAACCAAATTATTTCCCGCCGTATTGCTCAGGGTCGGCATTTATTCTAAGTATTGATGTGATAAAGCGCATGTCTGAAGTAGCTCAGTACGTTCCATTTTTCTGGGTGGATGACTATTACATTACGGGAATGCTCGCCAAACGAGTGGGTGTGACCCAGAAACGCCTAAACGATGCTTACATTCTAAACGGCAAGGTTGTTGTGGACCGATTTAAAAATGACACgattaacaaattattatttttccatGTTGGCAAACAGAACACTATTTATTCAATGTGGGAGATACTGAAAGAAAGGATGAAAGTAAAAACAGACAATTTTACTTGGAAACCCGGTAGCTGA
- the LOC138336945 gene encoding sex peptide receptor-like produces MVQKDFIRQVIKNARTTNATCLQKLGIGVSVCDWMCEGGDSSCFNKCNNSDPDQRLQSVTSYCSNISVHAAIDRVKLKVFDVSKTTAIDVGVILYGYLTPALCVLVILLNTLLVAILSGRKIRSPTNMIICCIAVLDTMTILLPLPWYLFFFTSGGHQEYVPFSWCLVYKYMALIIPAICHNSSLWLTVALAIHRYVGICHPRISKFTSSYKAVVICLFVILVVTTVIQTSILLLEDVEPVRVVGKELFVASGLKYVNACSVVIKADRENYLKSLKAYLWTRMVVVELLPTTMLLIFNILLLKKSCESYRYRRTLISGNEAMAKSDFRECMRTTIMLLTLCSFCVIVEIPIATILLLLFIQANSGTRLFTSRGSKVSYTLVNFVLFLSFPGNFAICLGLSERFRKTLTRAFTTRNRSHSISGISTSMFSIKPSNSHDVQSSIPMLPNTARNSRDMQMTSHVLSDTTA; encoded by the coding sequence ATGGTGCAAAAAGATTTCATAAGACAGGTGATCAAAAATGCACGTACAACCAACGCCACGTGCCTGCAGAAGTTAGGAATTGGCGTGTCTGTTTGTGACTGGATGTGCGAAGGCGGAGATTCGTCATGCTtcaataaatgtaataattcCGATCCCGATCAACGCCTACAGAGTGTGACGTCATATTGTTCTAATATCAGTGTTCATGCCGCAATTGATCGCGTGAAGTTGAAAGTGTTTGACGTCAGTAAAACGACAGCAATAGATGTGGGGGTTATTTTGTACGGGTACCTCACTCCGGCTCTGTGTGTGTTGGTAATACTCCTTAATACTCTGTTGGTGGCCATTTTGTCGGGCAGGAAAATAAGGTCACCAACCAACATGATAATATGCTGTATCGCTGTTTTGGACACAATGACAATCCTACTTCCGTTGCCATGGTATCTGTTTTTCTTTACTTCCGGTGGCCACCAGGAGTATGTACCATTTTCTTGGTGTCTAGTTTACAAATATATGGCATTGATTATCCCTGCTATATGCCACAACAGTTCTCTGTGGCTCACGGTGGCCTTAGCAATTCATCGTTATGTAGGTATCTGCCATCCACGCATTAGTAAGTTTACGTCTTCATATAAAGCTGTAGTCATATGTCTGTTCGTCATTCTTGTCGTTACGACAGTGATACAGACCTCCATTCTACTCCTTGAGGATGTGGAACCCGTGCGCGTGGTCGGAAAGGAACTCTTCGTCGCTTCCGGTTTGAAATATGTCAACGCCTGTTCTGTAGTTATCAAAGCCGATAGAGAGAACTATTTGAAATCATTGAAAGCCTATTTATGGACAAGAATGGTTGTTGTTGAACTTCTGCCGACGACCATGTTGTTGATTTTCAATATTCTTCTACTTAAGAAGTCATGCGAGAGCTACAGATACAGACGAACGCTTATAAGTGGAAACGAGGCCATGGCTAAATCTGACTTCCGGGAATGTATGCGCACAACGATCATGCTCCTGACGCTTTGTAGCTTCTGTGTTATCGTAGAAATACCAATTGCCACAATTTTGTTACTTCTGTTTATTCAAGCAAACTCGGGTACACGCTTGTTCACTTCGCGTGGATCGAAAGTGTCTTACACGTTAgtaaattttgtattgtttctTAGTTTTCCCGGCAATTTCGCCATTTGTCTTGGTTTGAGTGAGAGATTTCGAAAAACGCTTACGCGCGCGTTCACGACGCGAAACCGATCTCATTCTATTTCCGGTATATCTACAAGTATGTTTAGTATAAAGCCAAGTAATTCACATGATGTACAGAGCAGCATTCCGATGTTACCGAATACAGCACGTAACTCACGTGACATGCAGATGACGTCACATGTGTTGTCAGACACCACTGCGTAA